The nucleotide window aagtttatatttaaaaaaatacgtGCCATAATCGTGTCATAATAAGAATACAtggaaattttaggaaaaaatGCAATTTACAATAAATTTTTGTTTGCATTCATTCATGATTAAATTTTTAATCTGAAAATGAATCTCAAAATAATATATGTGTAGAATTATTATCCAgaattattatacatgtagtgaatttttttttacatgaatggACATGTTGATTATACTCAATCCAGACCCCTCGGGTTTTggaaatattatcataattcaTAACACTAGATGCTTGTGTTTAATTAACAagattattgctgtttttgccTTGAATCTGTACATGTCCGAAGTTGTTTGAACAGAGTTGCTGGattaaaaaaatgtgaaatattttttgtggccatttacatgtacatacatttgtaaTAGAGAAACAGCGTAAGATGCAAATGAGCTTAGGgtgtgtttgtgagtttaaaTGTGCAGGTTTTAGAAATGAGCTTTGttaaatagtacatgtattaacaatgGTAAAATGGTTTGCAAATGAGAATTCCAAAAGATGAACTTGCTGTGTGTTGGTGATATTGAAGAATTTTTAGGTGTTTTTTTTCCTGATTTTGTTTTaagatttctttattttgtGATGTGAAGCCTAATGTACCAATAAATGTTAtctcaaaatgttttactgCCTTTGATATTATGCTTTACTGCCTTTTGATTGGCTAGCTCAATATGAATATCAAACGTTTTACTGCCTTTGATTGGCTAGCTCAATATGAATTTAATGTCATTGTTTTACTGCCTTTGATTGGCTATAAGCTCAATATGAATGTCATTGTTTTACTGCCTTTGATTGGCTAACTCAAAGTGAATGTCATTGAGTGCAAGATTAAAGCAGTGCTGGTATAGAAAAGATAGATGATTCAAAGGAGAGATTCTAAAAGACGTAAAACcctctttttttattattatatacaatgtaaatccAATACAATATACAAAGAACCATGTTTTTACCATCAATTTTGGAGTCCGTGAAAATCAAATGCAGTTGAAGAATGAAATCGAATAAAGAAATGCATATATTCTATGGACAAATAACTTTGGCTGTCTATATACCTAACAAAGTGATATTGTTCcatcatttgaaatataactTCCTTTTTGGATTAGATGTATAAACTTGCACGATCAATTGGATTTACAAGAAATGGCTGGAGCTGGGATCAATGAAATACCTTCAAAGCTCTGGGGAAAAAAAGTTTCTAACAAAATGAGTAAGGAGATGAAAGGAATATTGTCATCAGTTGAAGCAAACCAAAACAATTATGTATCTGTGAAATTCACAAAGGATTGGACCAAGTTCCAAACATTTGTACAATTAATGTTTTGCATTTGTTTATTTCCCAGCTTGATTGCCGGAATTGATTTATCACATAGCACTATCTATCTGTTGAAGGATGGTCAAGTGGAAAATTGGGTATATTGCTTTTCCTTGAAGATTGCAATTCATTCTTGATTTGtgtggaaaatattgattttagtTTACTGTGCAGTAGATTAATGGCTCCTTTCTCAAATGTCTTACAACTAAAATAGAAGAATTCATTCTGCCTTTCAATCAAATACACATCACTAGGGTATTATTAAGTTTGGAAGTTTCTCCACTAGTTCAGAAAATCTGCAGGAGATGAAGTTCTTTTCCTAGTTTTTCTTATCTAATTTTAGAGAATGGCCTTATATAATTTTTCACAGTGAATTTAAGCACACTTTGATTTCACCATACCCTGTACACTGTggataattattcaaatgttGCAGGTTTCATGTGACTTTTGTATTCCAGTTTTAGGGGGCAAAATACGGCCTTTAAGTATCATATATATGTGTGAAACTTGTTCAAGATGTTTGTTGTGGCATTCTCTATAATGCACCTTAAGTGTAAATGTTCTGGAACAACACTTTCCATTATTTATACACAACCACCAGACAGTCAGAGtttaacatttatttacatatccaACTGAAAACTCATATTGATTACTAACATACATGCCTACATCAGAAgaacatacaatatgtacaaaacaacaaaaaataaaatacagtttgGCGTTCTGGGGGCTTCTCATTCTTATAACTCCAATACTACATAACTATATGTACTCTACTCTACTCTACACTAACTCTAGTGAACTAGCCTTGGGCTGATCCCAGCAGGTCACGTACGACCATCTGGACTAAAACCACAACTAAGCAACTGGCTGATCCCAGTGAGCTACCCCGGGTTGATCCCAACGGGTCCAAAAGGAGTGATGAAGCTCCGGGCTGATCCCAAGGAGCTACCCGCGACTGAATCTAGCGGGTTAATGAACACAAAAAACAAGCTCCGGGCTGATCCCAAGGAGCTGCCCGGGGTGATCCCAGCGGGCGAGAAAACAGACTGAAGCTCCGGGCTGATCCCAGGGAGCTGAATGAGCAAATCCCCATGCATGCAAAACTGAATGGAAATGAAGCTCCGGGCTGATCCCAGGGAGCTTACCCGGGGCTGATCCCAGCGGGTAACCAACAAACCCGAATACAAATCCAATGAAGCTCGAGCTGATCTGTGAGCTTAACCATGTATATACAGAGAAACATAGACGTGGCCGAGATTCCTGCCCGAATAACGTGTCAACCTAATATCTACAATATACCGCCTGCCAACATAATTCATATACAGGTTctaatacaatacatgtacatataaacaaataatgtaTGTAATAAGTAAATAATCCCTTGGGGGCAAAATTCCCCCAGGAATGAACGCTCCCTTGGGGGCAAAATTCCCCCAGGAATGAACGCCATGAACAAAAGGAATGAGGAGCCCCAATAAGAGAAGAGAGCCGGGGAAGTTGATGGGGAAGGTGGGTGGGTAGCTGCTGTTACTTTCAGTCTCCTACAAGGCTATACAATGAACTTAATCAGCATCCCCCTCTAGGCATCAATGCTCCCGGCTACTCTAATCTGATTGGTCATCTAATTACACTGACCAATACCAAATCTAATTTTAGAATcgatatgataaataaaaacaaagcaacATCAAATATCCTAATTAAACATAGTTAGCTAAGTACAGGAAAAGGAAACCAACGTTgtgtataaataataatttaataaatcaaatttcaatttatacacaACCACCAGACAGTCAGAGtttaacatttatttacatatccaACTGAAAACTCATATTGATTACTAACATACATGCCTACATCAGAAgaacatacaatatgtacaaaacaacaaaaaataaaatacagtttgGCGTTCTGGGGGCTTCTCATTCTTATAACTCCAATACTACATAACTATATGTACTCTACTCTACTCTACACTAACTCTAGTGAACTAGCCTTGGGCTGATCCCAGCAGGTCACGTACGACCATCTGGACTAAAACCACAACTAAGCAACTGGCTGATCCCAGTGAGCTACCCCGGGTTGATCCCAACGGGTCCAAAAGGAGTGATGAAGCTCCGGGCTGATCCCAAGGAGCTACCCGCGACTGAATCTAGCGGGTTAATGAACACAAAAAACAAGCTCCGGGCTGATCCCAAGGAGCTGCCCGGGGTGATCCCAGCGGGCGAGAAAACAGACTGAAGCTCCGGGCTGATCCCAGGGAGCTGAATGAGCAAATCCCCATGCATGCAAAACTGAATGGAAATGAAGCTCCGGGCTGATCCCAGGGAGCTTACCCGGGGCTGATCCCAGCGGGTAACCAACAAACCCGAATACAAATCCAATGAAGCTCGAGCTGATCTGTGAGCTTAACCATGTATATACAGAGAAACATAGACGTGGCCGAGATTCCTGCCCGAATAACGTGTCAACCTAATATCTACAATATACCGCCTGCCAACATAATTCATATACAGGTTctaatacaatacatgtacatataaacaaataatgtaTGTAATAAGTAAATAATCCCTTGGGGGCAAAATTCCCCCAGGAATGAACGCCAAATGAACGAAAGGAATGAGTGAAGCCCCCAAGAACCGGTAgtcatgaaaaaagaaaaaaaaaaaaaaaaaaatttttaacatgtaataataataggcTCATGTACACagtagaaaagaaaaaaaaaagaaacaacataTTACAAATATGACATTTGTACTTGTGCTTTTTGAACAGCCTCTACATCTGTTCTAATATATCTGTTGTAGCAGTCTGAAGACCAACGACCTAATTCTTTAATAACATGATCTTCAACACCAGCTGCAGCCGCTGCTGTAGCTGCACCTATCCTAAAAGAATGACCTGAAAATTTGTTATCATCATATCCAATCCGAAGGAGTATCTCTTTCAGTTGCAGAACAAAAGTGTCTCTTGGCATGGGTTTAAGGTTAAATTCATTGTCTACAAATAATGGCGATTTGCCAGTGTTTGAACTAAACAGAGATTTGCGAGCATCTAAATATGATATCATGGTGTACACCGGTTTAAAGtggtcattttcaaaaataacaatttcaacACCTTTTGAAAATGGATCTGTTTTGGAGGttcttaatttcaaaacaaaagcacTTCCTCCTGGTTTAATATGTACATCTGAGATTTGTAAAAAATTTTCTACATTCTGAGATTTGCATGTGATTTCACCACATctcaaaaaaccaaaaaatgcACAtgaatacatacattttaacaTGAGATCTACAAAAGGAGAAAAAACTCCCTGGTCTAAAACATTCCATATTTGTGCTAAAATTCTTGTAGTAATAGGAAAACGCTTGTGATGGACATTTGACTGTAATCTTTTAACACCTCTTAACACATAATGCAACTGATCGCATCCTTTCAAGACATCGCCCAATCCAGACTTAATATAGTGAAACCTAATGCCAGCAAGATATAATTTAATGGTGTCATGTTTCAATTTCAGCACCGATTTACAATGTgtcacaaaataaacaaggtCTGATTCTTGTATGAGAGGTAACCCATGCTTGGAGAACTTAGCACCATTCATAATCATAAAGTTCTGAAAACACTGTAAGGCTGAAGAATATGTCTTGCGAGTTGACTGGTTCAGTGAAGCTTCCCAAAGTCCCTGCAACTCCTGATCTAGTCTGTCATCATCACCGAATGATGCACGCAAGGCACTGGAAAGGGGTTGGCTTGGGGAGCTAAGGTTCGGAATCTCTGCATCTGGaaacgagagagagagtcaGCAATACAGTTTTTTGTACCTTCAATATGCTTAGCATGAATGATATAATGGTTGCTAGCCGCGTGAAAAGTCAAAGTTCTCATAAGTTTCATTATGCTTTTAATTTTCGAACGTCCCTTGCATATAATATCTACGGTTGCTCTGttatcacaatgaaacaaaaTGCGCTTCCTTTTCCATTTATCGCCCCACAGAAGACATGCCATCACTATGGGGTAGAGTTCAAAGAAGGCCATTGATGTCTTCTCTTGCAAAATTTCTTTGGGAAAATATCCTTGAAACCAGTCATTCTGGTAAAATCCACCAAAGGAAGATGGGGTGGCATCCGTGAAAAGTTGAATATCTGCTGCATTCACAATGTCATCATTGATGAAAAAAGAAACGCCATTCCATGAACGAAGGAATTTAGCCCACATAGTGAGATCTGCTCGGCACATACTGTCTAACTGAATATGGTAATGTAATGGTTCTACAGTTGTGGATAGAGCGATAAGGTGTGAAATAAAAGATCGTCCTGGTAGGATTACTCTACATGCAAAGTTTAAGTGTCCAAGTAAACTAAGTAATTCCCTTTTTGTACAGGATTTGCGGTGCAGGAACGATTCCACTATTTCTGAGATGCGATCAATCTTGTCCTTAGGTAACCTTGCTATCATGTTGAAAGAATCCAAGTAGATACCCAAGTATTCCAATTCCGTATTTGGGCCTTCAGTCTTTTTAACCGACAGTGGAATCCCCAAGTCTTTGAAAAGGCTAAGCAGCTTTAGCTTAATTTCGGTAGCATTCGAGTCTGGAGGAACGACTACTAGGAAATCATCAAGTAGGTGTAGAATATTGGGCATTTGGTATTTGTGTGTAGCAATCCAGCACACTGCAAAGGACAAGCTATCAAAAATTTTGGGACTTGAACGACTTCCAAATACTAAacgtttgtaaaaataatattgGTTTTCCCACTTAACACCATGAAAGGGCCACAATTGAAGGCAGATAGGCATTATTTTAAATGCATCTGTGATATCGGTTTTTATCAACATAGAATTCTTTCCACATTTTTTGATAAGCTGTATAGCATCGTCTATGGTCACATAGCTGAGAGAAAAGTCTTCTTTGTTGATCAAGTCATTCAAGCTAGGATTATCTAAGTCATTATGAGGCGCCGACATGTCCACGATGAGTCTCTTTTTCTTAGAATATTTACTAATTGCTATACCAATTGGATTTATACGGTAATGAGGAAAAGGAAATCTGTAAAGGGACCCAATAGGTAACCCTTGTCAACTTCCTGTTGTAGTAGTTCCGTTACACTGTTGGAATACTGAATCGCCGACTTGAGATTTTTACATTCAAAGTTATTGTTTGGAATATTTTTGAACCCCGTGTAAAAGCCACATCGTAATCCATTAATCAAATACTGTGTGAAATCCCTATCTGGGTGGTCTATCAGCAGATCTTGTAGTATATCTATCTGCACTGGTGTCGTTATTTCGAAGTCGAAATTTCCCTCTGTGGCTTCTGGTGAGTGGAGGCCCCAAAGAACTGGGGCCAACTGGAGTTTTTTGTGCTTGGACAGTTAAGTTTGGAATGGTCTTCTTTGCATTCCAAGCAAATATGAGCATTCCTGCATCTGGCTAGTTGACAACCCCGTTGTCCATTGAAATTGTTGCAGATTTCTCTACCTGCGTGGAAGTTTCTCTTGCGCCCGTACGAATCGTTGCTGTCAGTGGGTCTTCTGTTGGCATTCAATGGACAGAATCCAGTCAGATGTAGGGTGCTGTTGCAAGCAGCACATGACTGGGGCTTTGAGTTGGCAAATATGTTGCAAAACAATGTATTGTTACGAATTGACCAATCCACTAAAATGTTGTTGAATTTCAGCTGAGCCGCGGCCATAAGGCTAAAATGGCGGTGATATTCGTAAAAACCTTTCCCAGGATAACGGGTGGCCATGTCCACTAAGTCTCTCTCATACAAATCTAATTCCGATCTCCGGTGAGGGTAGGCCTCACACATAACGTTCTTATAAATGCCGAAAGCTTGAATGAATTCCCCAATGGTCAGGAAACGTTGCAGTCTCTGGTCAGACTTGCCCTCTGGTGACTCAATGGGAGTGAAGTAGGGAATAAGAAGAGTGGCTAGGTTCACGTCCTTACCTGACACTATCTGCTGTCTCAGTTGTGGCGATATAGTCTCTACCAATGGTAATGATTCAGAAGCGTAGCCATAGGTCGTCCTCACATTGTTGAGCTGACCAGGTGATCCAGCAGCAGCCGAGACTTGACGCGATTGGAAAGCAGAGAAAGCGGAAGCCAGATCATAACCACGGCTTTCATTCGTCGGAGAAATGGGCAAAGAGTCTGTGGATACGTGTACTGTAGACAGACCCGCCGAAGTTGGAGGTTCGTTGTTACCGGTGGTCACCCGTGTTGCATTTCTTGCCGTTTCTGTCCGGAGAAGCGGTCTCCCTGCAACGGCATTGTCCGACTGAATATTAGCCTGAGCGGTAAGAGAATTCACTCTAGTGTTTAACGACACCACACTTTGTTGCAGCGATTGAACCGTTGATGTCAACTTTGACACCAAGTCTACCAACACTCTCTGTTCGCCATTGTTGTTTACTCGTTGCGTTGCATTGTGGGATGTGTCATTGTGGGACTGCGTAAGTCTATTTATAGGATTCTCATTCTCTTCAATCAAACGTATCAACACGGATCGGCGAGCATTGGTGGGAAAGTTAATACCGCGGGAATTCAGAGTTTCTCTCAAACGTGCCGAAGTCCAATTAGCAGGTAGTTCAGGATTGTACGGTACCGATCGATTAGATCGCTTAGGTCCCATGGCGGGAAAATAATGCACCAGTCAcacaaacaaatacaactcCCAGAATCTTCTATATATGTGGAAAACACTACATGAAAACGTCTCCAAGATGAATAGTAAGTTCCAATATGATCATTGAAAGGAATCACGATATAGATAAATgttgaaaaggcaaaaataataGCTGCTGTTACTTTCAGTCTCCTACAAGGCTATACAATGAACTTAATCAGCATCCCCCTCTAGGCATCAATGCTCCCGGCTACTCTAATCTGATTGGTCATCTAATTACACTGACCAATACCAAATCTAATTTTAGAATcgatatgataaataaaaacaaagcaacATCAAATATCCTAATTAAACATAGTTAGCTAAGTACAGGAAAAGGAAACCAACGTTgtgtataaataataatttaataaatcaaatttcaaataaacattattCAATCTTCTCACATTCAAActaaattttgatatgattttgactacggattactccttttacctgatcaaattATAGGGCTCagggtgggtgtgaccggtcgacagggcatgcttactcctcctagacacctgatcccacctctggtatatccaggggtctgtgtttgcccaactctatatattttgtattccttataggagttatgagattgcatgatcactgtttgctatgTTCACATTTATTGTATAAGGTATATAattatcttctttaatgcttttGAAACTAAATGGTTATTTAGAATGAGCAAATAGCCCTTTaccttaattgtaaatttcttgatcccagggtaggggttttgacatTAGGGTGACCAATatggtcagtgattaaatgtgttaacaattgaacatttttaacttcttaataaaactatctttccaattcttttcagatttggtTTGAAGTATCTTTTAAACAAGGggacataaactgtaaatttcaggacttttgCACCCCCTGGGACCTTTaataggggcagggcaaaaactgctaaatatttaacaatttcgaaaatgttcttctctacaactgcacaagTGTAAGAAAAAGTTTCATGGTCCCCAAGTAGGTACATAGTATTTatgattaaaacatttttatgcccccaagattgaagattggggggcatattgtttttgtcctttctgtcattctgtctgaaactttaaccttgctaataacttttgaacagtataagtgctagagctttgatatttcatatgagtattccttgtgacaagacctttccgtgggtaccaacattttttaccctgtcaCCTTGACCTTGTAGTTTgatttactttttgaaaacttaaaccttgctaataacttttgaacagtgagtgctagagctttgatatttcacatgaatattccttgtgacatgacctttccgtgggtactaaaccttttgaccttggcatttgacctactttttttttttaaaaaatcaacattgcaTGGTCATAAcctttaaatggtaaatattagagctttcattattgcacatgagcatttcttgtgacaagatctttctactggtatcaagatatttgtccttgtgacactggccattatcgggggcatttgtgtttcacaaacatatcttgttttaaaaacatcttactactaaattgaaactaaatggatatttggAATGAGCAGATAgccctttactaaaattgtaaatttcattaccCTAGAGGGTAAGAGTTTGGTTCCAGGTTTGAGCCAAAATTACAAGTGATAAAtgtctttttagctcacctgagcagaaagttcaagtgagcttttttgatcatCCATATGtatgtctgtaaactttcacattttcgacttcttcagaaccactgggccaattatcaccaaacttggcaaaaagcattcttttgtgaagggctttcaagtttgtataaTTGAaaggccatgtccccttcaaaggggagataatcacataaatacataaatagactagggtcatttaaaaatcttctcaagaaccactgagccagaagagctgaaatttaaatgaaagcttcctgatatagtacagattcaagtgtgtgtgtgtgtggggggggggggggtaggatagggtcacaataggggatcaaatgtttacatgcaaatatatagggaaaatctttaaaaatcttcttctcaaaaaccactgtgcccgaaaatttacatttacatgaaagcttcctgacatagtgcagattttggtttgtaaaaatcatgccccccaaGGGTAGGTAAGGGATCACAAATAGGATAAAAGTTTTGCATGTGAATATATtagttaaaatctttaaatatgggccaaggtgactcaggtaagcAATGTGGCCTATGTGCCATTTgctatcatttgaaagacttctttaagttttctAATCAGTGTAAAAAGCAGAAAGTTAGACAAGCTAATGTCGCATATTTATCAATATGACATTTGAGAacgcatcttgttttatatttttgatgaaaattagaatttaaCTTACATATTCAGAActagattttcatatttttattgtatatttcaatGCCCGTGGGACTAGTGATAATTTAACTGATGCTCAGGTTACCGattaaggcccgtgggcctcttgttttgtttgctttgttatTGATAGCGTAATTTCAAGAACATACTAATAAGTTAGATGCTTTTCGGGTAAAAGCACTAGGCTAGTTACCGTGCTTGTTTGATCTTTTAAATTTGAAGtaataaatcaattaataaCGATCTTGTGTACATTAATGTCGCCGCACGATAAGTGctcctactttcatttttggtgTGGGTTGCTAAGTTACGTGTCAACTTTCGGTGGCGCTAATAAACAAGATGGCCGACGGAAATAACAGGTACTATGACACTTTTCATTTACTTTGTTTGTTGACGAAAAAATGACTTTGAAGATTGTTTAactttatttttatgaaaatcgaTGCTTGATGCATTACAAAGTAAAATGTTAATCGCCCATGATAATGTTTTGTGTACTTTTAAACATTGAGCAGCGTTTTCTTGCTACGACGTGCCCCTCTTTTCACTGCTAACATGTACATGCGTGGTCAATAAATAAGTGTGATTATAGTTTATTGATTAAGCTAAACGTACCGATTGTATTCTATACTAAACAATAATAACAAGGccatttagatttttttttcctgcGGAATTCCTAAGTTTTGACATTGTAAGCATGATGATATATTTATAACATGTTAATCAGTTGTTATAATACCTGTATTCGTGGATTTGTTACACTGAAGTGAAGGAAATGAGATATCCGAGTCctgcatatatatatgatcTCACTAGAATTACAATGAATGAGTTGTACttgtacattttctttatactgTCTTACAGCATGAGGTGAGATCCAAAAATTACAGAAATGGGGAATGCTCAGAGTGAAGAAGATCGCCTTTTCTTCTTCGAACAATGCAGCGAGCAACCCTTGATCAAAAAACGTTACCGAAAACTCCCCGAGGATCTACCAGAGGGACTCAAATTTGCACATCTACACCCCAAAGTTGCAGCTCTTTATGCTCAGAAGGAGCGGGAGAGTCAGCGAGCTGCGGAGAAGGATCCTTTTGGAGATGGGCTCGGAAGTAAAAGTTTATTGCCAAATATCAATCAAGCAGTGACACATATCAAGAACCGGCTTGATAGTGCATTGTCAAACGACGAAGACTCCCAAAgatttttatttgaagataCGAAGGCTTCGGCGGCTTCTATACTGCAGCAGTTGTCTAAGTACCTGTATTTTTATGAAGGAATAGCTAGTCATGTGCCTAAGAGTTTAGAATACCAGCTTATGAGTAGTTGGAAAGAATTAACCAATGACGTTATCATTGTGCCACGAGAATGGCAGACAACGGAAATCCGTGACCAGTATTATAATTCTATACGAGAAGCTCATAGTGACGATGATAGTgacaatgaaattaaaatgggAAAGTCGTCAGAAAAACTGGACTCCAAGAGCAAAGCTAAACGACAGCATAAGATGCCTATACCTGATATTATTGAGGATGAATTTCGTCCAGATAAGCCTGCAAATAGACGCTCAGAGAGCAGAATGTCCACAGTGTCGATTTCCAGGGGGAGGTTGGATGTCAAGGGATTGGCCCCCAAGGGATTACGGGAGCACAGAGGTTCAAGTAAGTTGATAAGCTACAAGATTGACGAAATCGTTGATGTAAACTATTCTACTGTCCATCACTGCTATTTGGTATAATATATTAGAGCcacataataattttttttaaaagtattcaattgctttaatttattcaaataatgaTTTGTTATTTGATAattgatgtacatatataaatgtatgtaatcataataaacatttgatgacaatataatcaatttataaataatcaattaatattgaaatttattaaaaatactTGTTAGTTAGCATGCTTTACTATTTTTAAACTACCTGGTGATTTGTACTTAATATAATATCACTTATCATtaataatataatgattgtaAAACTTACTGTCAAAaagatataatatatgtaaagaaatgtaattcattttttataCAAAGAGTAGCAAAATTATGTTTCTAAATTAAATGTTCGAATTCGTTATCGATATCAACATCAAAGATTAATTACTATATTCCTGATTACTCTGTGATTGTGCAATTTGGAGACCAGGGAAAGCTGATAAGGGATGTTTTCTTGACAGGGATTAGTCTGCAAATGCTTGTCAATGGGGAACTACCATCATACAATGTCCATGTAATCCCCCTCGATTGACAAGAAATTGATTTATGAATCCCAAGCATTGCCACTTAAACACTCTCTCATGACTAATTTCAGGTGCAATGACAGGTAGACACAAAGTTTGGTGACTGCATGCTTTTGTaaacaagttttacaatttataCTTCAAATTTTTTTATCAGTACAGTTAACTCTTTATGTATGTAAGACACAGCTAGCGAACTTTAACACATATTTATCACTTTCACCTTATACTCCACTGGAACACTTTTCTTACTTGCAATTTAAGATCACAGCTTCAAAGCTACtctgttttatatatattcagatttatgtaaatcaaatgaattatgGCTTTTagaatgtattatatatttcaccTTTGACTGAATTTACAGCATAggcaaaaaacttttaaatcagTTTggtatttttccattttcaagtattggtttcat belongs to Ostrea edulis chromosome 7, xbOstEdul1.1, whole genome shotgun sequence and includes:
- the LOC125649823 gene encoding uncharacterized protein LOC125649823, translated to MGPKRSNRSVPYNPELPANWTSARLRETLNSRGINFPTNARRSVLIRLIEENENPINRLTQSHNDTSHNATQRVNNNGEQRVLVDLVSKLTSTVQSLQQSVVSLNTRVNSLTAQANIQSDNAVAGRPLLRTETARNATRVTTGNNEPPTSAGLSTVHVSTDSLPISPTNESRGYDLASAFSAFQSRQVSAAAGSPGQLNNVRTTYGYASESLPLVETISPQLRQQIVSGKDVNLATLLIPYFTPIESPEGKSDQRLQRFLTIGEFIQAFGIYKNVMCEAYPHRRSELDLYERDLVDMATRYPGKGFYEYHRHFSLMAAAQLKFNNILVDWSIRNNTLFCNIFANSKPQSCAACNSTLHLTGFCPLNANRRPTDSNDSYGRKRNFHAGREICNNFNGQRGCQLARCRNAHICLECKEDHSKLNCPSTKNSSWPQFFGASTHQKPQREISTSK
- the LOC125667936 gene encoding uncharacterized protein LOC125667936; the protein is LSLSFPDAEIPNLSSPSQPLSSALRASFGDDDRLDQELQGLWEASLNQSTRKTYSSALQCFQNFMIMNGAKFSKHGLPLIQESDLVYFVTHCKSVLKLKHDTIKLYLAGIRFHYIKSGLGDVLKGCDQLHYVLRGVKRLQSNVHHKRFPITTRILAQIWNVLDQGVFSPFVDLMLKCMYSCAFFGFLRCGEITCKSQNVENFLQISDVHIKPGGSAFVLKLRTSKTDPFSKGVEIVIFENDHFKPVYTMISYLDARKSLFSSNTGKSPLFVDNEFNLKPMPRDTFVLQLKEILLRIGYDDNKFSGHSFRIGAATAAAAAGVEDHVIKELGRWSSDCYNRYIRTDVEAVQKAQVQMSYL